Proteins from a single region of Sneathiella aquimaris:
- the bcp gene encoding thioredoxin-dependent thiol peroxidase, with protein MTEEGTPVPQFSMPTDTEGTLSSEALKGQKYVLYFYPKDDTPGCTTEAKGFTELAEEFSALDVKIIGVSKDPIAKHEKFRAKHDLSVILASDENGETCDAFGVWVEKNMYGRKYMGIERATFLINAEGIVQKIWRKVKVKGHVEAVLDAAKER; from the coding sequence ATGACAGAAGAAGGTACACCGGTCCCCCAATTCAGCATGCCAACCGATACAGAAGGCACTCTTTCATCAGAAGCGCTGAAAGGACAAAAATATGTTTTGTACTTTTATCCTAAGGATGACACGCCGGGCTGCACGACAGAAGCAAAAGGCTTCACCGAACTGGCTGAAGAATTCTCCGCTTTGGATGTAAAAATCATTGGCGTCTCCAAGGATCCGATTGCAAAGCATGAAAAGTTCCGTGCCAAACATGATCTATCGGTTATTCTGGCAAGCGATGAAAACGGTGAAACCTGCGACGCCTTTGGTGTCTGGGTCGAAAAGAATATGTATGGCCGAAAATATATGGGCATTGAACGGGCTACCTTTCTTATTAACGCCGAAGGGATTGTTCAAAAAATCTGGCGTAAAGTTAAAGTCAAAGGACATGTCGAGGCTGTGCTGGACGCCGCAAAAGAACGTTAA
- a CDS encoding M23 family metallopeptidase, with product MKFRPVISRIFVERQIIISSQGHLKHFKISSRAQMSAALLGFSSLALVAGLLVSHTQQSNQLAFQGNQLDLLQEKVRTVSSNLLLSRSNLQLTKTELDQQYARLEEILTERQTLESTLQTAAANLKQTAHDLDSRDQYARDLENRISLLTDKLKMTNERSENLSLEITKMNKALYHTTEERDQFAEAKLIAQKKLSSLNRELQMFQSSKDEIYNRLQSTKKRLNAFEESQRKKEAAERKLKSQIASLESRLHTISTENKELIARVHEQAVQGIDALKETITLTGLDPDDILSLDNIEGKGGPYYGLSGAKNALKAEQDYYDNAQKMELSLAKWTSLNSIMKNIPLSRPTDVGFVSSSFGMRRDPIRKKRAFHAGMDISGPKNTPIYSTAPGVVSKAGRDGAYGLMVEIDHGQGFKTRYAHLKKIYVKRGEQIEFKTKIGKMGSTGRSTGRHVHYEIRYNGKPQDPAKFFKAGNYAFQSAPKETE from the coding sequence ATGAAGTTTAGACCTGTGATAAGCAGGATTTTTGTTGAACGTCAAATCATCATCAGTTCTCAAGGTCACTTGAAGCATTTCAAGATCAGTAGCCGGGCACAAATGTCTGCGGCTCTCTTGGGTTTTTCTTCGTTGGCACTGGTTGCCGGACTACTTGTCAGCCATACTCAACAAAGCAACCAGCTTGCTTTTCAGGGTAATCAGCTGGATCTATTGCAGGAAAAAGTCCGCACTGTTTCTTCCAATTTATTGCTGTCTCGATCCAACCTACAGCTCACCAAAACCGAACTGGATCAACAATATGCCCGGTTGGAAGAAATTCTGACGGAACGTCAAACGCTTGAAAGCACCCTTCAGACAGCGGCCGCCAACCTCAAACAAACGGCCCATGATCTTGATAGCCGGGATCAATATGCGCGCGATCTGGAAAACCGGATCAGTCTGTTGACTGACAAGCTGAAAATGACGAATGAGCGCAGCGAAAATCTGTCTCTGGAAATCACAAAGATGAACAAAGCGCTCTACCATACCACGGAAGAGCGCGACCAGTTTGCCGAAGCCAAACTGATTGCCCAAAAGAAGCTGTCTTCCCTTAACCGGGAACTCCAGATGTTTCAATCGAGCAAGGACGAAATTTACAATCGCCTTCAATCAACAAAAAAACGGTTAAATGCGTTTGAAGAAAGCCAGCGGAAAAAAGAGGCGGCGGAGCGCAAACTTAAATCGCAAATTGCCAGCCTTGAATCCCGCCTGCATACAATTTCCACTGAAAACAAGGAATTGATTGCCCGTGTTCATGAACAGGCTGTGCAGGGAATTGATGCCCTGAAGGAAACCATTACCCTAACAGGGCTTGATCCGGACGATATCCTGTCATTGGATAATATTGAAGGAAAAGGCGGCCCCTACTACGGCCTGTCTGGCGCAAAGAACGCTTTGAAAGCCGAACAGGACTATTATGACAATGCGCAGAAGATGGAACTGAGCTTGGCCAAATGGACCTCTTTGAACTCCATCATGAAAAATATTCCTTTAAGCCGCCCAACGGATGTTGGATTTGTATCATCAAGTTTCGGCATGCGTCGGGATCCCATTCGCAAGAAACGGGCCTTTCATGCGGGTATGGATATCAGCGGCCCAAAAAACACACCTATCTATTCAACTGCGCCGGGCGTGGTCAGTAAGGCAGGCCGGGATGGGGCCTATGGCCTGATGGTCGAGATCGACCATGGACAGGGCTTTAAAACCCGCTACGCGCATTTGAAGAAAATATATGTTAAACGCGGTGAACAGATAGAGTTCAAAACAAAAATTGGTAAAATGGGGTCAACCGGCAGAAGCACGGGCCGCCACGTCCATTACGAAATTCGATACAACGGTAAACCACAGGATCCGGCAAAGTTTTTTAAAGCAGGAAACTATGCCTTCCAGTCAGCCCCGAAAGAAACCGAATAG
- a CDS encoding ABC-F family ATP-binding cassette domain-containing protein: MLQIQDITFRIAGRTLLEEASIHIPLGHKVGLVGRNGTGKSTLFKLITGELHHDSGDIRLRNGARLGILPQEAPSGPESLLQTVLDADLERKSLLEEAETATDPERIAEIHTRLADINAHTAESRAAKILAGLGFDHDAQQRSCASYSGGWRTRVALAGTLFAEPDLLLLDEPSNYLDLEATLWLENFLRSYQRTLIIISHDRDLLNNVAETIVHLEELKLHKYSGNYDFFEKTRAEKLALAAGMAKKQEAQRKHLQSFVDRFRAKASKAKQAQSRVKMLEKMKPIASVMEEYTVSFDFSSPDPLSSPILAMEDCQVGYTVDKPVLRNLNLRIDMDDRIALLGSNGNGKSTFAKLIAGRLKTQSGQLQKSNKLKIGFFAQHQLDEMRPDESAYQHLAEIMPNATEPKVRAKLGKFGFSRDKSDVAVAQLSGGEKARLNFCLLSIEKPHILILDEPTNHLDVDAREALVQGLNEFDGAVLLISHDPHLVSLVADRLWLVGDGGVAPYEGDMEEYKKYVLDQARAAASGKKMAPPGAIQQQPAAPKLSNKEARQARANARAALAPKKKEVNRLEKVVQKLEQDIQKFETVLASPETYDKGADYQAELVEKIGKLKSDLEAAEEQWMIASDELESLKSPSL; the protein is encoded by the coding sequence ATGTTACAAATCCAAGATATTACATTCAGAATTGCCGGCAGAACTCTGCTTGAAGAGGCATCCATCCATATTCCCCTCGGACACAAGGTTGGCCTTGTTGGTCGCAACGGGACGGGTAAATCCACTTTGTTCAAGCTGATCACCGGGGAACTCCATCATGACAGCGGCGACATTCGCCTGCGGAACGGCGCACGGCTGGGTATTTTGCCCCAGGAAGCCCCTTCCGGTCCGGAAAGCCTGCTGCAGACTGTTCTCGATGCGGACCTGGAACGAAAGTCCCTGCTGGAAGAAGCCGAAACAGCAACGGATCCGGAACGGATCGCCGAAATTCACACCCGCCTTGCAGACATCAACGCGCACACAGCCGAAAGCCGGGCCGCAAAAATTCTGGCAGGTCTTGGTTTCGATCACGACGCACAGCAACGTTCCTGCGCGTCTTACTCTGGTGGCTGGCGAACAAGGGTTGCCCTTGCTGGAACGCTTTTTGCGGAACCTGATCTACTGCTCCTTGATGAGCCAAGCAACTATCTCGATCTTGAGGCCACATTGTGGCTTGAGAATTTTCTACGCTCCTATCAACGCACATTGATTATCATCAGTCATGATCGCGATCTGCTTAACAACGTGGCAGAAACCATTGTGCATCTGGAAGAGCTGAAGCTTCATAAATATTCGGGCAACTATGATTTCTTCGAGAAAACCCGGGCCGAGAAACTTGCCTTAGCGGCCGGTATGGCCAAAAAACAGGAAGCACAAAGAAAGCATCTGCAATCTTTTGTTGATCGTTTCCGGGCAAAGGCATCGAAAGCCAAACAGGCGCAAAGCCGTGTAAAAATGCTTGAAAAAATGAAGCCCATCGCCTCCGTAATGGAAGAATATACAGTCAGCTTTGACTTCTCCTCACCTGATCCGCTGTCCTCGCCAATATTGGCAATGGAAGATTGTCAGGTCGGATATACGGTAGACAAACCTGTTTTAAGAAACCTCAACCTGCGAATTGATATGGACGACCGTATCGCATTGTTGGGATCAAACGGAAATGGTAAGTCCACTTTTGCCAAGCTCATCGCCGGACGCCTTAAAACACAGTCTGGTCAATTGCAAAAGTCCAACAAGCTTAAAATCGGTTTCTTTGCCCAGCACCAGCTGGACGAAATGCGCCCTGACGAGTCAGCGTATCAGCATCTTGCTGAAATCATGCCCAACGCCACGGAACCAAAGGTTCGCGCAAAACTCGGCAAGTTCGGTTTTTCAAGAGACAAATCCGATGTAGCTGTTGCGCAATTATCCGGTGGTGAAAAAGCTCGTCTGAACTTCTGTCTGCTTTCTATCGAAAAACCACATATTCTGATCCTCGACGAGCCGACAAACCATCTGGATGTTGATGCGCGCGAAGCTTTGGTTCAGGGCCTGAACGAATTTGACGGTGCTGTGCTTCTTATCAGTCACGATCCTCATTTGGTGAGTTTGGTGGCTGACCGTCTCTGGTTGGTCGGTGACGGCGGTGTCGCGCCCTATGAAGGCGACATGGAAGAGTATAAAAAATATGTACTTGATCAGGCACGTGCGGCGGCATCAGGTAAAAAAATGGCGCCTCCGGGAGCCATCCAGCAACAGCCCGCTGCGCCTAAGCTAAGCAACAAAGAAGCCCGACAGGCTCGCGCCAATGCGCGGGCAGCGCTTGCCCCAAAGAAGAAAGAAGTCAATCGGTTAGAGAAGGTTGTTCAAAAACTAGAACAAGATATTCAAAAATTTGAAACCGTGCTGGCGTCCCCGGAAACTTATGACAAGGGCGCAGACTACCAGGCCGAGTTGGTTGAAAAAATCGGAAAATTAAAAAGTGACCTTGAGGCTGCCGAAGAGCAGTGGATGATTGCCTCTGATGAATTGGAAAGCCTGAAAAGTCCGTCCCTCTGA
- a CDS encoding ferritin-like domain-containing protein — translation MTTLCDLALEVLKTADAAKKAALSRRAAEAWRVDPLMPVGTPSGIPDRPARPPRPELISPTEMPRRRGQSAEARATLLHAVLHIELNAIDLAWDMIARFTEEKFPRAFYDDWVRVADEEGKHFGLLSDRVEQLGYCYGDFPAHDGLWEAAFTTRNDVSARLAVVPMVLEARGLDVTPGMIKRFAKIGDMESADILQIILEEEIGHVATGNRWFQFMCRKTNLDPKEYWQKTVRKNFKGLLKPPFNEEARQQADMPSEYYIPLSFKENIKP, via the coding sequence ATGACAACATTATGTGATCTGGCACTAGAGGTTCTGAAAACCGCTGATGCTGCTAAAAAAGCAGCGTTAAGCCGCCGGGCGGCGGAAGCCTGGCGTGTGGACCCGCTAATGCCGGTTGGAACGCCTTCTGGCATCCCCGACCGTCCAGCAAGACCTCCCCGGCCCGAGCTCATCTCCCCAACAGAAATGCCCAGGCGCCGGGGGCAATCCGCAGAAGCAAGGGCAACCCTGCTGCACGCCGTTTTGCATATTGAATTAAACGCCATTGATCTTGCGTGGGATATGATTGCCCGTTTTACCGAGGAGAAATTCCCGCGAGCCTTTTACGACGATTGGGTGCGTGTCGCGGACGAAGAAGGTAAACATTTCGGCCTTTTGTCCGATCGTGTTGAGCAACTTGGCTACTGCTACGGTGATTTTCCCGCCCATGACGGGTTGTGGGAAGCCGCCTTCACCACCCGGAATGATGTATCTGCCAGACTTGCAGTTGTCCCCATGGTTCTGGAAGCCAGAGGCCTGGATGTAACACCGGGCATGATCAAGCGATTCGCGAAAATTGGCGATATGGAAAGTGCCGATATCCTACAAATTATCCTGGAAGAAGAGATCGGACATGTGGCGACAGGCAACAGGTGGTTTCAATTTATGTGCCGCAAAACTAATTTAGATCCAAAAGAATACTGGCAGAAAACAGTTCGAAAGAACTTCAAAGGCCTTTTAAAACCACCATTTAATGAGGAAGCACGGCAACAGGCCGATATGCCGTCAGAGTACTATATTCCGCTTTCTTTCAAAGAAAACATCAAGCCATGA
- a CDS encoding bactofilin family protein, whose amino-acid sequence MFSGTGDKKGKSNVPQDGMPSIIAKGLVIEGNLNCDGELQVDGIVTGDISAETLCIGETAHVTGEIDAGEILIRGKVDGGIKGNSVTISSSASVRGDVINSSLSIEPGAKIDGHCKHSDNPREAAEPIALFSEAEKTISE is encoded by the coding sequence ATGTTTTCAGGAACCGGTGATAAAAAAGGTAAAAGTAATGTGCCACAGGATGGGATGCCATCCATTATCGCAAAAGGTCTTGTGATTGAGGGAAACCTGAATTGCGATGGTGAATTGCAGGTCGATGGCATTGTCACAGGCGATATTTCAGCGGAAACCCTTTGCATTGGGGAAACCGCTCATGTGACAGGTGAAATCGATGCGGGTGAAATATTAATACGCGGAAAGGTCGATGGCGGCATCAAGGGTAACAGTGTAACTATTTCCAGCTCAGCCAGCGTTCGGGGCGATGTCATCAATTCATCTTTAAGCATCGAACCCGGTGCCAAAATTGATGGTCACTGCAAACATAGTGATAACCCGCGCGAAGCAGCAGAACCGATTGCCTTATTCTCTGAAGCTGAAAAAACGATCAGCGAATAA
- the ndk gene encoding nucleoside-diphosphate kinase, whose translation MAIERTFSIVKPDATRRNLTGAVCAKLEEAGLRIVAQKRIQMTRENAETFYAVHKERPFFGELVDFMISGPVVVQVLEGENAIAKNREVMGATNPADAAEGTIRKEFAESIEANSVHGSDSAENAAIEIAYFFAGAEIVG comes from the coding sequence ATGGCTATTGAACGTACATTTTCTATCGTAAAACCAGACGCAACCCGCCGTAACCTGACAGGTGCTGTTTGCGCCAAGCTGGAAGAAGCTGGCCTGCGCATCGTCGCGCAGAAGCGTATTCAGATGACCCGCGAAAATGCAGAAACTTTTTACGCAGTTCACAAAGAACGCCCTTTCTTCGGCGAACTTGTTGATTTCATGATTTCCGGTCCTGTTGTTGTACAGGTTCTGGAAGGTGAAAACGCGATTGCTAAAAACCGCGAAGTTATGGGTGCAACAAACCCAGCTGACGCTGCGGAAGGTACAATCCGTAAAGAGTTTGCAGAAAGCATCGAAGCAAACTCAGTACACGGTTCAGACAGCGCAGAAAATGCTGCTATCGAAATCGCGTATTTCTTTGCTGGCGCTGAAATCGTTGGCTAA
- a CDS encoding leucyl aminopeptidase yields MKFAFSEISLPKRGSLAVPVYADNSFSPMTKEVDDLTGGVLSRALETSRFKGKKGDLLEILAPNGLDVSRVVLFGMGESEKIGQTDLEDLGGRLVQKLNSSGARNVTVILDGLGECAVKDSDAAAFVAFGAKLAAYRFTRYKTEDDPAAEPSLVRMTVACKTSAGARKTFIDLEAVAEGVFMTRDLVSEPANTLHPETFAERCKELTDLGVEVEILDEDKMRRLGMGALLGVGQGSVRESQMVIMRWNGASGKKSARKPIAFVGKGVCFDTGGISLKPGPGMEEMKWDMGGAGTVTGLMKALAGRKAKVNVVGVIGLVENMPDGNAQRPGDIVTAMSGTTIEILNTDAEGRLVLADALYYTQDRFEPEIMIDLATLTGAIIISLGHENAGLFSNDDALADKIYQAGTRVGEGVWRLPMSDKYAEQVKSPIADLQNIGTGGRGAGSIVAAEFLKKFVGDTPWAHIDIAGMAWSKKDTPTVPKGGTGYGVRLLDRFVRDNYEGK; encoded by the coding sequence ATGAAATTCGCCTTTTCCGAAATCTCACTTCCAAAGCGTGGATCGTTGGCTGTTCCGGTCTATGCGGATAACAGTTTTTCTCCGATGACCAAAGAGGTCGATGACTTAACCGGGGGCGTCTTGTCACGTGCGCTGGAAACCAGTCGATTTAAAGGCAAAAAAGGGGATTTGCTGGAAATTCTGGCCCCCAATGGTCTGGACGTTTCCCGTGTGGTTCTGTTCGGGATGGGAGAAAGCGAAAAAATTGGTCAAACAGATCTGGAAGATCTGGGCGGACGCCTTGTTCAAAAACTTAACAGTTCCGGTGCACGGAATGTAACGGTTATTCTGGATGGGTTAGGGGAATGCGCTGTCAAGGATAGTGACGCCGCAGCCTTTGTGGCTTTTGGCGCTAAATTGGCAGCTTACCGTTTTACCCGCTACAAAACAGAAGATGATCCTGCCGCTGAACCATCTCTGGTTCGGATGACGGTTGCCTGTAAAACATCCGCCGGTGCCCGTAAAACATTTATCGACCTTGAAGCTGTTGCTGAAGGCGTTTTCATGACACGTGATCTCGTCAGTGAACCTGCAAACACGCTGCATCCTGAAACCTTCGCCGAGCGATGCAAAGAGTTGACCGACCTTGGTGTTGAGGTTGAAATCCTTGACGAAGACAAAATGCGCCGCTTGGGAATGGGTGCCCTTCTCGGCGTTGGCCAAGGCTCTGTGCGAGAAAGCCAGATGGTTATTATGCGCTGGAACGGTGCATCTGGTAAGAAAAGCGCCCGTAAACCGATTGCTTTTGTTGGTAAAGGTGTCTGTTTTGATACCGGTGGTATTTCTTTGAAACCGGGACCCGGTATGGAAGAAATGAAATGGGATATGGGCGGTGCCGGTACTGTTACAGGTCTCATGAAGGCGCTTGCCGGGCGAAAAGCCAAAGTCAATGTGGTCGGTGTTATTGGTCTGGTGGAAAATATGCCAGACGGTAATGCGCAACGCCCGGGCGACATTGTGACTGCAATGTCAGGAACCACGATTGAAATTTTGAATACGGATGCCGAAGGGCGCTTGGTTCTGGCCGATGCGCTTTACTATACGCAAGACCGGTTTGAGCCTGAAATCATGATTGATCTGGCTACGTTGACGGGCGCTATTATTATTTCGCTGGGGCATGAAAATGCCGGGCTGTTTTCAAATGACGATGCGCTTGCTGATAAAATCTATCAGGCGGGGACACGTGTCGGTGAAGGCGTCTGGCGTCTTCCGATGTCTGATAAATATGCAGAACAGGTGAAGTCACCGATTGCAGACCTTCAGAATATCGGGACCGGGGGGCGTGGTGCAGGGTCCATTGTCGCGGCTGAATTCCTGAAAAAGTTCGTGGGTGATACACCTTGGGCACATATTGATATTGCAGGTATGGCCTGGTCCAAGAAAGACACGCCAACTGTTCCAAAAGGCGGAACCGGTTATGGCGTTCGTTTGCTCGATCGGTTTGTTCGGGACAATTACGAAGGGAAATAA
- a CDS encoding methyl-accepting chemotaxis protein: protein MFKNLSLRNQLFLPLIITLVGLIIIAAIFFIGTNKNIENQQDYLGVRESLSLTQELERLMLEARTEEKDFILHGDLEDSEKHILTIRNIDALIETFETRLSDSDYAEQISDLKNNINTYATAFNETVSTFQQVGLSEKSGLQGEARNAVRSIEDLLKQSNSDTLTVTMLMMRRHEKDFLLRFDPKYVGRLATRFEEFQAQLAGTSFSADEKQKLIDAMTTYKQTFDAMAAGWITLREQISNLEGISNTTQESVKALESSLNEYAAAKRLETQSTATTITYSLFGAIGIAGLLMVIVTGLIAQGLRALLSAVGDTMKTISGGDLETEVFGLNREDEIGNMAKALEVFRNNAVENIRLTEANEKAKLEQLRAEEEQRKREAELQREEAENQERALKQQTEKTNRMNDIIQNFDAKVSKAMETLISSSSQMKNASSEMKRQSEESGSLAETVNSRSNMMSGNVNSVASATEELSASILEISRQIQKSNTVTKQAVDDTHRGTNYAKDLSEAGQKIETVVDLIQDIANQTNLLALNATIEAARAGEAGKGFAVVASEVKSLATQTSKATEEISGQIHEMQNATNLVVAVLSEISEIVDSVSNISTEISAAMEEQSAATNEISGSVQQAADAAQNVASSVSTIKNNATDTREISVTVEQTATNLEDVTTEFQGEIDNFLKDVRAV, encoded by the coding sequence GTGTTCAAAAATCTCTCACTTAGAAATCAATTGTTTCTACCATTGATAATCACCTTGGTAGGTCTCATTATTATCGCCGCCATCTTTTTCATTGGAACGAACAAGAACATTGAAAACCAACAAGACTATTTGGGCGTTCGAGAAAGTCTTAGCCTGACACAGGAACTGGAACGGTTAATGTTGGAGGCTCGCACAGAGGAAAAGGATTTCATTCTCCATGGAGATTTAGAAGATTCGGAGAAACACATTCTAACCATACGCAATATCGATGCCCTTATAGAAACCTTTGAGACACGCTTATCTGATTCTGACTATGCAGAACAGATTTCCGACCTAAAAAACAACATTAACACATATGCAACTGCATTTAACGAAACAGTGTCAACATTCCAGCAGGTCGGCCTAAGTGAAAAAAGCGGACTTCAAGGAGAGGCGAGAAATGCAGTCCGTAGTATCGAAGATTTGCTGAAACAATCCAATAGCGATACTCTAACCGTGACAATGCTGATGATGCGCCGTCATGAAAAAGACTTCCTTCTTCGTTTTGATCCCAAATATGTCGGCCGTCTTGCAACCCGGTTTGAAGAGTTTCAGGCGCAACTGGCAGGAACGTCGTTTTCGGCTGATGAGAAACAGAAACTAATTGATGCGATGACCACCTACAAACAAACGTTTGATGCGATGGCCGCAGGCTGGATAACATTGCGCGAACAGATATCAAATCTCGAAGGGATCTCTAACACCACTCAAGAGAGCGTCAAAGCTCTAGAATCCTCTCTTAATGAATATGCTGCGGCAAAACGCCTGGAAACCCAATCGACGGCGACGACCATCACTTATTCTCTATTCGGGGCGATTGGAATTGCCGGGCTTCTCATGGTGATTGTCACCGGATTAATTGCGCAAGGCCTTCGGGCCCTGCTGTCAGCCGTTGGTGATACCATGAAAACGATTTCAGGAGGTGATTTGGAAACCGAAGTATTTGGGTTGAACCGAGAAGACGAAATCGGGAACATGGCCAAAGCTTTGGAAGTTTTCCGCAATAACGCTGTCGAGAATATTCGCCTGACCGAAGCAAACGAAAAAGCGAAACTGGAACAGCTGCGCGCAGAAGAAGAACAACGCAAGCGAGAGGCAGAGCTGCAAAGAGAAGAAGCCGAAAATCAGGAGCGTGCCCTAAAACAGCAAACCGAAAAAACCAACCGGATGAACGATATCATTCAGAATTTCGATGCCAAGGTGTCGAAAGCAATGGAAACACTGATTTCGTCCTCTTCGCAGATGAAAAATGCTTCCTCTGAAATGAAACGTCAGTCTGAAGAAAGCGGCAGCCTTGCCGAGACGGTGAATAGCCGTTCAAACATGATGAGCGGAAACGTGAATTCTGTCGCGTCTGCAACAGAAGAGTTAAGCGCATCTATTCTGGAAATCAGCCGACAGATTCAGAAATCAAATACTGTAACGAAACAGGCTGTCGACGACACACATCGCGGTACCAACTATGCAAAAGACCTGTCCGAAGCAGGACAAAAAATTGAAACCGTCGTTGATCTTATTCAGGATATCGCTAACCAGACCAACCTGCTGGCCTTGAACGCAACGATCGAGGCGGCAAGAGCGGGTGAAGCCGGTAAAGGATTTGCCGTGGTTGCCAGCGAGGTTAAATCCTTAGCAACACAGACCTCAAAAGCAACAGAGGAAATCAGCGGTCAGATCCACGAAATGCAGAACGCAACAAATCTGGTTGTCGCTGTGTTAAGTGAAATCAGTGAGATCGTCGATAGCGTCAGCAATATTTCCACAGAAATTTCGGCCGCAATGGAGGAGCAATCTGCCGCAACGAACGAGATTTCCGGTAGCGTTCAACAGGCTGCAGATGCGGCTCAGAATGTTGCCAGCAGTGTAAGTACCATCAAGAACAACGCGACTGATACCCGTGAAATTTCTGTAACGGTCGAACAAACAGCGACTAATCTTGAAGACGTGACAACAGAATTCCAGGGAGAAATTGACAACTTCCTGAAAGATGTTCGCGCTGTCTAA
- a CDS encoding DNA polymerase III subunit chi, whose protein sequence is MTEVSFYHLQAEPLERALPRLLEKVSERGMRALVRFKTEDLQDQLNTALWTYSARSFLPHGTAQDGPADQQPILLALEEEENLNRSDVLVLLENSDATDLNDFERCLYMFDSNDDAALDAARDRWKQFKSDGVSVTYWQQTETGWQKKA, encoded by the coding sequence ATGACAGAAGTCAGTTTCTATCATCTACAGGCTGAGCCTCTAGAGCGTGCCCTGCCTCGGTTGCTTGAAAAAGTAAGTGAGCGGGGTATGCGGGCGCTTGTTCGCTTCAAAACAGAAGATCTACAGGATCAGTTGAATACAGCGCTTTGGACTTATTCCGCAAGGTCATTTTTACCGCATGGCACTGCGCAAGATGGACCAGCAGACCAACAGCCAATTCTTCTGGCGCTGGAGGAAGAAGAAAACCTGAATCGTTCGGATGTATTGGTTTTGTTGGAAAATAGTGACGCCACCGATCTAAATGATTTTGAGCGGTGCCTGTATATGTTCGACAGCAATGATGACGCGGCGCTGGACGCAGCCCGTGATCGTTGGAAACAGTTTAAATCTGACGGCGTGAGCGTTACCTATTGGCAGCAGACGGAAACCGGCTGGCAGAAAAAGGCCTGA